The following are from one region of the Heptranchias perlo isolate sHepPer1 chromosome 24, sHepPer1.hap1, whole genome shotgun sequence genome:
- the LOC137341762 gene encoding Golgi-associated RAB2 interactor protein 1A-like: MDQSTPLRRDFFMGITEAIDSGTESARPSPAQLGVEGGSLHKLLRSREYNLFAQSAVFESDFIQVTRRGNRVDIHNIPTLLTLGITASVPFLPLPNILIIASRDTESKGTEGEEGYMKITRMLPMKLVRLSVHEKVSRCLKLVLANRSTFYLQLQDKHPNHVFKLWEELIHIIYAGLSITFKDSNINLPKASLCDSRSSSSSVISSEKFTYETQKPCRNIPIRSNVTANSKIGFWKRNQFLVGKETNDGSDDVHSTESSGSTLRSQPTYGKSNVKVFRKDWVPDTQEPQRIRTRTEQLLDVKEEKSPGDEWEEIIERCSCDHCKMCNQVLTLHTLPCKQKKAGIGEQDDEEEEEEEEEGGGGGGGEEMNAFEAEDEDRTYFGLWERDRPTLMPLSRLSSLIAVGLR; the protein is encoded by the exons ATGGATCAGTCGACACCTTTGCGACGTGACTTCTTCATGGGTATAACAGAAGCCATCGATTCTGGCACTGAATCTGCACGACCCAGTCCTGCACAGCTCGGGGTGGAAGGTGGATCTCTGCACAAGCTCCTGCGATCCCGGGAATACAACCTCTTTGCTCAGTCCGCTGTCTTTGAAAGTGATTTTATTCAG GTGACCAGACGAGGAAACCGCGTGGACATCCACAACATCCCAACACTCCTGACCCTGGGAATAACCGCCTCCGTTCCATTCTTACCCCTCCCAAATATCTTGATCATTGCCAGCAGAGACACTGAATCCAAAGGAACAGAGGGAGAAGAAGGATACATGAAGATAACCAG GATGCTTCCCATGAAGTTGGTCAGATTGAGTGTCCATGAAAAGGTCAGTCGATGTTTGAAGCTGGTCCTGGCCAATCGAAGCACCTTCTACCTCCAGCTCCAGGACAAGCACCCCAACCACGTCTTCAAGCTCTGGGAAGAACTTATTCACATCATTTACGCCGGACTCTCTATAACATTCAAAGATTCCAACATCAACCTCCCCAAGGCCTCCCTGTGTGACTCGAGGAGCTCCTCGTCCTCAGTCATCAGCTCTGAGAAATTCACCTACGAGACTCAGAAACCCTGCCGAAACATTCCCATCAGGAGCAACGTTACAGCAAATTCTAAAATAGGATTTTGGAAAAGGAACCAGTTCTTGGTTGGGAAGGAGACTAACGATGGCTCTGATGATGTTCACAGCACCGAATCGTCAGGGAGCACTCTCAGGTCACAGCCGACTTATGGAAAGAGCAATGTCAAAGTCTTCAGGAAAGACTG GGTCCCTGATACTCAGGAGCCTCAAAGAATACGGACAAGAACTGAACAATTGCTAGATGTAAAAGAAGAGAAAAGCCCAG GAGACGAGTGGGAAGAGATTATTGAAAGATGCTCGTGCGACCACTGCAAAATGTGCAATCAAGTCCTGACTTTACACACCCTACCCTGTAAACAGAAGAAAGCTGGGATTGGAGAACAAGACgatgaggaggaagaagaagaagaagaagaaggaggaggaggaggaggaggagaagagatgAACGCCTTTGAGGCAGAAGATGAAGACCGCACATACTTTGGTCTCTGGGAACGTGACAGACCAACACTGATGCCACTCTCCAGGCTGAGCAGCCTCATCGCTGTTGGGCTCAGATAG